The following coding sequences are from one Paracoccus alcaliphilus window:
- a CDS encoding ferritin-like domain-containing protein, whose translation MKTKALDDLFHDTLRDIYYAERQILKALPKMARGAQSEDLRSAFEAHREETEVHVERLQNVFELIGKRPRGKTCPAIDGIIEEGEEILESFKDSPALDAGLVSAAQAVEHYEITRYGTLKRWAEVLGMKDAAALLSSTLDEESATDEKLTGIADKTANPEAAEPV comes from the coding sequence ATGAAGACCAAGGCCCTTGATGACCTGTTTCATGACACGTTGCGGGATATCTATTACGCGGAACGCCAGATCCTGAAGGCACTTCCGAAGATGGCGCGCGGCGCACAATCGGAGGATCTGCGTTCGGCCTTCGAGGCGCATCGCGAGGAGACCGAAGTGCATGTCGAACGGCTGCAGAACGTGTTTGAACTAATCGGCAAACGCCCTCGCGGGAAGACCTGTCCGGCTATTGATGGGATCATTGAGGAGGGCGAGGAAATACTGGAATCTTTCAAGGATTCTCCGGCGCTGGATGCGGGGCTTGTGTCGGCGGCGCAGGCGGTCGAACATTACGAGATCACCCGTTATGGCACGCTGAAACGGTGGGCAGAGGTATTGGGCATGAAAGACGCGGCCGCGCTGCTGTCGAGTACTCTGGATGAGGAATCGGCCACGGATGAAAAGTTGACCGGCATTGCCGACAAGACCGCCAATCCCGAAGCCGCCGAACCGGTCTGA
- a CDS encoding alpha,alpha-trehalose-phosphate synthase (UDP-forming) encodes MTAASSDRTLGRRRLEHSGPMRVSSVSKLLGETMDVTEDEQYGAKPARSTWPTFIDKTRTFATAAQTPGSAGRLVVVSNRLPSGDSPSGGLVVALKDSLQRTGGLWIGHSDKGDTGAGSLSFHQGGGFGRASFTLNGAVYDNYYLGFSNTVLWPAFHGRADLMRIAPEYLQAYRRANSRIAKLMIPHLRTADRIWVQDYHLLPLASELRLQGFAGRIGLFLHIPFPSLADCAALPNPADLFEWLSHYDLVGFQTRRDLVNFEDCSSRLSRVQRLDDQRFRLCERKLRVGVFPIGIDSLGFMDEARNADIEDRMRSLTYSSMMIGVERLDYSKGIPQKFRALQTLLENHPELIEKVDLLQVAPPTREDVSAYRDIREETEHLAGRINGKFATVNWTPIRYIHRAIPRNELAGLYRQARVGLVTPLADGMNLVAKEYVAAQDVGNPGVLILSRFAGAAETMQSALIVNPHDPVEMAEAMHRALEMPADERRRRHLALLQEVLEHDVGWWSSSYLATLG; translated from the coding sequence ATGACGGCGGCATCGTCCGACCGGACACTGGGTCGCCGCAGGCTGGAACATTCGGGGCCGATGCGGGTTAGCAGCGTCTCGAAGCTCTTGGGTGAGACAATGGATGTGACGGAAGACGAACAATACGGCGCCAAACCTGCCCGGAGCACATGGCCGACCTTCATCGACAAGACCAGAACGTTCGCGACGGCAGCCCAGACGCCGGGCTCTGCCGGCCGGCTTGTCGTGGTGTCCAACCGCCTGCCGTCAGGCGACAGCCCCTCTGGTGGTCTGGTCGTCGCCCTGAAGGATTCGTTACAAAGAACCGGAGGGCTTTGGATCGGCCATTCCGACAAGGGCGACACCGGTGCCGGATCCCTCAGCTTTCATCAGGGCGGCGGCTTTGGGCGCGCGTCCTTTACCCTGAATGGCGCCGTTTACGACAACTATTATCTGGGATTCTCGAATACGGTTCTGTGGCCCGCGTTTCACGGTCGGGCGGATCTGATGAGGATCGCGCCCGAATACCTGCAGGCCTACAGGCGCGCAAATTCCCGTATCGCAAAGCTGATGATTCCGCATCTGCGAACGGCTGACCGTATCTGGGTTCAGGATTATCATTTACTGCCGCTGGCATCGGAACTGCGCCTGCAGGGCTTTGCCGGACGTATCGGCCTTTTCCTTCACATTCCCTTTCCAAGTCTGGCCGATTGTGCCGCCCTTCCCAATCCGGCCGATCTGTTCGAGTGGTTGTCGCATTATGATCTGGTCGGTTTTCAGACCCGGCGCGACCTTGTGAATTTCGAGGACTGTTCGAGCCGCCTCAGCCGGGTCCAGCGTCTTGACGATCAGCGATTCCGCTTATGCGAGCGGAAGCTGCGGGTTGGGGTGTTCCCGATCGGCATCGATTCGCTGGGTTTCATGGACGAAGCGCGCAATGCCGATATCGAAGACAGAATGAGAAGCCTAACCTATTCCAGCATGATGATCGGCGTCGAGAGGCTGGATTATTCCAAGGGCATTCCTCAGAAATTCAGGGCGCTGCAAACGCTGCTGGAAAACCATCCGGAGCTCATCGAAAAGGTGGACCTTCTTCAGGTGGCTCCGCCGACACGGGAAGATGTATCCGCCTATCGTGATATTCGGGAAGAAACCGAACATCTGGCAGGAAGGATCAATGGCAAATTCGCCACGGTGAACTGGACGCCGATCCGCTATATTCACCGCGCCATTCCGCGAAACGAACTTGCGGGCCTTTATCGGCAGGCAAGGGTCGGCCTTGTTACGCCCTTGGCCGACGGAATGAATCTTGTGGCCAAGGAATATGTCGCGGCGCAGGACGTGGGCAATCCGGGCGTGCTGATCCTGTCGCGCTTTGCCGGCGCGGCCGAGACTATGCAAAGCGCCCTGATCGTCAATCCGCACGATCCGGTCGAAATGGCAGAGGCGATGCACCGGGCCCTTGAAATGCCGGCCGACGAAAGGCGCCGCCGCCATCTGGCGCTGCTGCAGGAGGTTCTGGAACACGATGTCGGCTGGTGGTCATCGTCCTATCTCGCGACTCTTGGATAG
- a CDS encoding sigma-70 family RNA polymerase sigma factor, which translates to MSDDVLTHVRALRAYARSLCGAAGDAEDLVQDTMLRAIEKADLYRPGTNMRAWLFTIMRNKFFTDVKKSARERTGGSDCASLQPSVPPAQEWHLRQRELCAALEAMPVHYREAIILVAVIGESYLDAARILECDIGTIKSRVNRARNILRRALEPEHPR; encoded by the coding sequence ATGTCGGATGACGTCCTGACCCATGTAAGGGCCTTGCGCGCCTATGCCCGCTCGCTTTGCGGCGCGGCGGGCGATGCCGAGGATCTGGTACAGGACACGATGCTGCGCGCCATCGAGAAGGCCGATCTCTACCGGCCCGGCACCAATATGCGCGCCTGGCTGTTCACGATCATGCGCAACAAGTTCTTTACCGATGTGAAGAAATCCGCCCGCGAACGCACCGGCGGCAGCGATTGCGCGTCCCTGCAACCCTCGGTTCCGCCTGCGCAGGAATGGCATCTGCGCCAGCGCGAGTTGTGCGCCGCGCTGGAGGCGATGCCGGTCCATTACCGCGAGGCGATCATTCTGGTGGCGGTGATCGGTGAAAGCTATCTGGACGCGGCGCGGATCCTGGAATGCGACATCGGCACGATCAAAAGCCGGGTGAACCGCGCCCGCAATATCCTGCGCCGCGCGCTGGAGCCCGAGCATCCCCGCTGA